A single region of the Labeo rohita strain BAU-BD-2019 chromosome 3, IGBB_LRoh.1.0, whole genome shotgun sequence genome encodes:
- the pvalb8 gene encoding parvalbumin 8 — MSLSSILSADAIDSALKDCQAPDSFNPKKFFQLCGLTKKSPQDVKNVFNILDNDASGFIEEEELKFFLQRFSPGARVLTDKETKAFLSAADDDSDGKIGADEFQVIVLS; from the exons ATGTCTCTCTCATCTATCCTTTCCGCTGATGCCATCGACAGTGCGCTCAAGGACTGTCAag CTCCTGACTCCTTCAACCCCAAAAAGTTCTTTCAGCTGTGTGGTCTGACAAAGAAAAGCCCTCAGGATGTGAAGAATGTCTTTAACATCTTGGACAACGATGCCAGCGGATTCATCGAGGAGGAGGAACTCAA GTTTTTCTTGCAGCGGTTCTCACCTGGTGCTCGTGTACTGACCGATAAAGAGACAAAGGCTTTCCTATCAGCAGCTGATGATGACAGCGATGGCAAGATTGGAGCAGATG AGTTCCAGGTGATAGTTCTGTCCTGA